A window of Strigops habroptila isolate Jane chromosome 5, bStrHab1.2.pri, whole genome shotgun sequence contains these coding sequences:
- the AS3MT gene encoding arsenite methyltransferase, with the protein MAATCGEQIHREVQDYYGKELQKTEDLKTKACITSSKPVPKAVRDALERVHEEVVARYYGCGLVVPECLESCWILDLGSGSGRDCYLLSQLVGEQGHVTGIDMTEGQVEVAKKHIAYHMEKFGYQKPNVEFLQGYMEKLGDAGLADSSYDVVISNCVINLAPDKRAVLQEAYRVLKPGGEMYFSDVYASQRLSETVRKHRVLWGECLAGALYWKDLYSIAEEVGFSPPCLVTASPITIGDKELESIVGDCRFVSATFRLFKVPSSNQAGPGQVTYNGGIVGHERDLVFDANFTFKEGEVVDVDAEMAAILRSSRFAEKFLIQAGAAPQGCSCKGIKEKIRDPFQLLERLSAPSPACCPGGSCGPSC; encoded by the exons A TGGCAGCAACCTGTGGAGAGCAGATCCACCGGGAGGTGCAG GATTACTATGgcaaagagctgcagaagaCGGAGGACCTGAAAACCAAGGCGTGCATCACCTCAAGCAAGCCCGTTCCCAAGGCGGTGAGAGATGCCTTGGAGCGTGTCCATGAGGAGGTGGTGGCGAG GTACTATGGCTGCGGCCTGGTGGTCCCCGAGTGCCTGGAATCGTGCTGGATCCTGGACTTGGGCAGTGGCAGTGGCAGAGACTGCTACCTGCTGAGCCAGCTGGTTGGGGAGCAGGGCCATGTCACCGGCATAGACATGACCGAGGGCCAG gTTGAGGTGGCGAAGAAGCACATTGCCTACCACATGGAGAAGTTTGGCTACCAAAAGCCGAATGTGGAGTTCCTCCAGGGCTACATGGAGAAGCTGGGTGACGCCGGGCTGGCCGACAGCAGCTATGATGTTGTCAT CTCCAACTGTGTGATCAACCTTGCCCCTGACAAGAGGGCCGTGCTGCAGGAGGCCTACCGTGTGCTGAAG cctggaggagagatgTACTTCAGTGATGTCTATGCCAGCCAGCGCCTGAGCGAGACCGTCCGGAAGcacagggtgctgtggg GAGAGTGCCTGGCGGGAGCCCTGTACTGGAAAGACTTGTACAGCATCGCTGAGGAGGTGGGGTTCAGCCCCCCGTGCCTGGTCACTGCCAGCCCCATTACCATCGGTGACAAGGAGCTGGAGAGCATTGTTG GTGACTGCCGCTTTGTCTCCGCGACTTTCCGCCTGTTCAAGGTGCCAAGTAGCAAccaggccgggccgggccaggtCACCTACAATGGTGGGATTGTGGGGCATGAGCGAGACCTGGTGTTTGATGCCAACTTCACCTTCAAG gaaggagaggtggtggatgtggaTGCTGAGATGGCTGCGATCTTGAGGAGCTCCAGGTTTGCAGAGAAGTTCCTGATCCAAGCTGGTGCTGCACCGCAGGGCTGCAGTTGCAAAGGGATCAAG GAGAAGATCCGTGATCccttccagctgctggagcGGCTGTCGGCCCCGTCTCCTGCCTGCTGTCCTGGTGGCTCCTGTGGTCCTTCCTGCTGA